TGTTCAACGAAGCGCGCCGTCTCAAGAAGGGCCCGGCGCGTACCGATGAGGCTCGAGCGTCGTGGAAGAAGGTCCTCGTTGTGACCCTCGCATCGACCCTGTGGCTGCTCGGCTTCGTCGTACTCATCTACGTGTTCGGCATGGCCATCGCGTGCATCGTGTACGTTCCGCTCTTCCTGTGGTTCGTCGCGAAGGCCAAGTGGTGGGTCATTCCGATCTACACCGTGGCGCTCGTCGCGCTGCTTCTCATCGCCCAGCAGTTTGCGGGAATCTCACTGCCAGACGGCTACATCTACCTCGGTATCTAGGTGCATTCGAAGAAAGAGAACAATGACTGATCACGCTACGTCACACGACGTCTCTGAGGCAGACGTCATCATCGTCGGGGCGGGGAACGCGGCACTCGTCGCGGCTCTCTCCGCGCACGAGAGCGGAGCACGCGTCCTCGTGCTCGAGGCGGCGCCGCACGCTGAGCGAGGAGGGAACAGCCGATTCACGGGGGGAATCTTCCGCATCGCCCATGACGGCATGGACTCCCTGCTTCCGCTCATCACGGAAGAATCGGCGCAGTGGAAGGACGCCGTCGACGTCGACCCCTACACGGTCGAGACGTATCGTGAGGAGTACGCGCGCGTCTCTCGCGGGCAGCAGTCGGATACGCTCTCGTCGGCGGTGATCGAGGACTCCTACGACACGGTGTCGTGGATGGTGGAGAAGGGCGTGAAGTTCGAGCTCGCGGTGGGCAAGCTCATCGATCCCGAGAACATTGAGGAGGGTCAGCGGTACCGGCTTCCTCCTGGAGGCGCGTTCCGCGCGGCGAACGAGGGTGTGGGACTCATCGAGGATCTCTTCCGCGCTGTCGAGAACGCCGGCATCGAGGTCTGGTATAACGCGCCCGTCAGTGAGCTCATCATGCAGGGGTCGACGTGCACGGGCGTGAGGGTGCAGCGCGAAGATGTGCACCACGAGGTGCGCGGCAACGTGGTTCTCGCCTCAGGAGGCTTCGAGGCAAATCCTCAGATGCGCCAGAAGTGGCTCGGGCCAGGATGGGATCTCGTCAAGGTGCGCGGCACCCGCTTCAATACGGGGGCGGGGCTCATGGCGGCGATGGATGCTGGTGCCAAGGCCGTCGGGCACTGGGGCGGATGTCACGCTGTGCCGCTCGACGCGAATGCTCCGGATGTCGGCGACCTCCGGGTCACAGACAAAATGAGCCGGTACAGCTACCC
This DNA window, taken from Paramicrobacterium agarici, encodes the following:
- the tcuA gene encoding FAD-dependent tricarballylate dehydrogenase TcuA, encoding MTDHATSHDVSEADVIIVGAGNAALVAALSAHESGARVLVLEAAPHAERGGNSRFTGGIFRIAHDGMDSLLPLITEESAQWKDAVDVDPYTVETYREEYARVSRGQQSDTLSSAVIEDSYDTVSWMVEKGVKFELAVGKLIDPENIEEGQRYRLPPGGAFRAANEGVGLIEDLFRAVENAGIEVWYNAPVSELIMQGSTCTGVRVQREDVHHEVRGNVVLASGGFEANPQMRQKWLGPGWDLVKVRGTRFNTGAGLMAAMDAGAKAVGHWGGCHAVPLDANAPDVGDLRVTDKMSRYSYPFALLINAEGERFVDEGEDHVWLTYAKTGKAVRAQTGAWAFQLFDSKTTHLLEPRYSTGTPIVADTVAELAEKLGVPADAVEQTVRAFNAACTDGEFDPFGLDGLSARPEGQPAKSNWAQRIDKGPYTAYPVTCGITFTYGGIGVDDEARVVDFAGRVMPGLFATGEVTGGFFYHNYPAGAGLVRGAVFGRKAGRNAARRAKAGS